The genomic region ccctgcgttgccgggtaggctccggttccccgtgaccccgtatgggacacgcggttccgaaaatgtgtgtgtgtgtgagtgtgtgtgtgtgtgcacttctCAGAAAAGTTTGtatcagcaaaaaaattaaaaaattgggGACcaactatattatatatactataaCTATATATATCGTGCTATACAAAAATTGGCTGAAATCAAAGATTttcaaaaagatttaaaaagttttaatgtGTTGTCACTCAAAAACTTCAGCATTAAGAAATGTGCTGCGATTCATTTTCGTGAGTTGGCAAGAAGACATTTCCTGGGATATAGCAAGTAACCAAAAAGGTCTGTCAGTCATGCCTGTGATCACCATTCAGGGTGACCTTGGAGGAGAGAGGACACTGCAGAAGAAGTGGACCTCCTTTCTGAAGGCCAAACTGATGTGTTCTATGCCCGAGACCGACTTTGTCTTCAATGTGGTCCACGACGTGTTTATTCTGAAGACAACCAACTGGAGGGAATCGGTGATCTATGGGATCTTCACCTCGCAATGGTGAGTCTTGCGTTCCAGGGATCTGGATTATAGGTCATGCTGCAAGGGTGAAGTATTTTGTTGTTCGGTTTTCATGAGGATGACTGTTTCCTTGTTATCTAGGGACAATGTTAGGTCCTCAGCCGTGTGTGTCTACAGCATGTCTGCGGTAGAGGAGGTCTTTTCCAGGGGAAAGTACATGCAGAAGTCCACCGTGGCGCAATCCCACACAAAGTGGGTGAGGTACAATGGCATCCCTCCCAGCCCACGTCCCGGAGCGGTACGTCTTTCTGGCTGCTGTCAGAAACGGAGCACGTGGTGGTTTTCGTGTAGACAAGCTTATTTTTAGTGTGCATACATGGACGAGAGACAAAGGTTCACTGTGTTCTTAAACTTATCATGTGAGATGAAATGGTTTTAAAAGAGTACAAAGATTGCTTTTTCACTCAGTACTGCCTTTCCTTGCAGTGCATCAACAAAGACATTCGACAACAGAATATCACCAGCTCCCTCATGCTGCCGGATAAAACCCTTCAGTTTGTCAGAGACCACCCGCTGCTCGAGGACGCTGTCCGCCCCATGGATAATGGGCCCAGGTTTATCGCCAAGGATGTCCACTACACACAGATTGCTGTGGAGAGAGTCCCAGCTCTGGACGGGCAGTTGTATGATGTAATGTTCATGGGAACTGGTAAGGGACTTTTGGTTGAGCAGGCAGTTCAAAAATGAATGTAcatcattattaattaaaatcattttaaaaaggacAAAGGTTTGAATTTTCATCCACTTAcagactgttttctttttttttagacaaaggAAACCTCCATAAGTCTGTTCTCTACCAGAAAGAAGTACACATAATAGAGGAGGTAGAACTCTTCCCTAACTCTGAATCTGTAAAGACGTTGGTCATGCCCTCTCATGGGGTAAGTGAAGTACCTGAGGGGTTGTCTGATTTTTAACACATTGCCCTGGTTCTGTGGGttgaactgtgtgtgttgtgaaacttgcaaaaaaaaaaacttgccattactattaaaacaaaagtgcaatgtgCATTTTATACAGTGTGATGTATTAGAATGGAAACTTTGTGCTAATTGTGTTTATGGCTCTGTTTTGGCTGTTGGTGAAACTTTGTACATTgtcttgtttttgcattttgaggTTTTCATTGTTTGGTTTGCATACGCCACATGCTTCTTCTTGATGCAGGCCCTGACTGTCTCCTTTCCAGTACAGCATGAGTCCTGGTTCTGAGCTGCCCccccaaacaaaaacactgaggCTGTGTCCCACCTTTCTCCTAGGCCCAATTCCTGTATGTGGGGTCCGACAGCAGGGCCGTTCAGTCCCCCACAGCCTTTTGTGAGAAATATCACATGTGCGAGGACTGCTTGCTGGCACGCGACCCTTACTGTGCATGGGACCGTGGTGCTGGTGCATGTGTCAACATCCTGCAGGAAGATCGCTCACGAGGGTAATGTGGTCAGAGCGATTTGTCATGACAGCAAAATGATTCATTTCCACTTCTGAACAAGTTTGTTCTTATTTGTAGAAGGTACATGATCATGTGTTCAGAGGTCCTTCACACATACCTTGAGGTTTGAGAGTTTGGTTATAACTACAGTAACTTtcttgtaattgtttttttttctccagacacTTGATACAGAATCTACAGGGCAATGCAGACGAATGTCCTACAGGTATGTAGTGAAAGCAGTGCTCTCCTGGAGAGCTGAAAAAGTACATAAGTACATGAAGGAGTTACCAGGGGTAAACAATGAGACCTGGTGAATTCTTGATGGACTTGTAGAGTTTTCTTCCCATCCTGCAGGGCAGAACCAGTCCACTAAAGCATACCAGCAACTGTGGGTGAAGCCAGGGGGTGCCGTCAAGCTTCCATGCCAAGTGGAGTCCAATGTGGCCCAGGTTGTGTGGACGGTCAATGGGAGTGTACTGCAGGAGAGGTCTCCACCGTATCAACGTATAGCAGAGGGTCTCCTTGTCTATGGTGCGGGCCCTGAGGACCAAGGCTACTACAAGTGCTGGGCAGTGGAGGAAGCAGACCATAGGAACTTCACCTGGTTGCTCCAGAGCTTTGAGTTGGCCCTGGCCAAAGACCACCTGTACCCCACCACTGAAGATCccagtgtttttactgtagtgGACGTTGGCTTCACTGCCAGGCCAGTCCCCACATTTGAGATGCCTGAGCCCACCAGGCTTGTTTTGACTTCTTCTGTGTCGCGCCCTCCGGGGGACCAGGAATCACGGGACAAGGAGCTCGTGCCCCCACAGTACTTGGAGTCAGACAGAGGGATGACCCTGCTGCTGACCTTCACTCTCCTTTTTTTACTCCTGTTTTTAGTCACTGTGAGCTACAACTGCTACATGCAGTACCTGCCTGGCCCCTGTCTGCGGGCGAGGGCTTCTCTGCTGGGGGCCAAGAAGCCACCCCAGTCGGAGTACCGCTCCTGTGAAGCAGGCCTGGTGGATAATGTGACTGATCAGCACCAAGGTCTCCCTAAAGGTCCCAACGGAGTTCAGAAGGTTGGGAGGGACGGAGAAGGTATGTCAGGTGTTGTGCAAGAAGGCAGCGGTGCCCCTTCCCCAGGTGTGGTGTGTCAGAGCCCTCACTCAGAGAAGCCCTTTGACATTGACTCTGAAGGTCAGCCCATTGAGTACGCAGATGCAGATGTCGAGGCGCCTTGACCATCTTTCTCCATATCTTCTGCGTTAAATGTACCTGTGGAAAAGAAATATCTGCCATAGACGCTGATACGTCTTGTGCTCCAGTTCACGTTTTTTGTTGCATATGCGCCTTTGTACACATGTATTATTGTGGACTTGCTGGGAATTCTCACTCTTCCACCTGTGACTCTTATACTGTATggagttttttcttcttccaaaCTTTTTTTAACTCACAAAGTGGAAGTATAATTTATCAAATTGATAAGTTAGCAGGAGAGATTCCAAATTTTGAGTATGttactctcttttttttgctaaatatgATAGTTTTGAATAATGTGAAACTCCTGTAGACTGTATCTATCTTTTACAGAGGCGGAGCATCTGTCCTTTACATTTCCTCAGGGAAGGAGGTCTCTGCCTCCTGTTTTACTGTCTAGTGCTGTTAGCTTTCACAGGCACTGCATGTAAGTGCTGTAAGATGCCCTACTGATGTAGATTGTTTTAGGTTGGCTCATTGTGGGGGGGACCAAGGCAAGGTATATTTcataagaagaaaataaaatgttccaagGAAGATGGAGTATAATTCTGGGTTGAGCCATGTGACGGtaatgtctgtttttgtttgtctgtgctTTTTTGGAACGTTCCTGAAATTCATTGGTCTGTGAATAAACAGAATTGTGAGACTAATTCCTGGTTGTCCTGATGGATCTGAAATTGAGTGATTTACTAGAGCTGCTCCATGCTGAATGGGAATTGGTAATAACCTGAGAAGCAAGTGAAATGAACCATCAGAGGACTTTTTATCAAAATGCTTACTTATACCAGGAAGGTGGAAATCTTTCTCAATGACTTGTGGAGTAGTTAGTGgttgtttgaatattttttcaaactCTTGCAATAATTAAAAGTGTAGAAATGGATGCGTCACCCTCCCTGAGTCTGATTGCTGGTTGTCCTTTTTATCCAACTTTTCCGTCCACGGTACAATGACCTCCATCTCGTTTGTGCTTCTAATGAGAGTTCAGGCTTAATTTAATCCAAAAAGTAACATTAAATGCCCACTGGCAATTAGTGTCACACATTGTGGTCTATAAGCAAAGGTATGGGCAAGGGCTTTTAAGGAAGAATACACCACCAAGTGACCcctgtgaaaatgtgttgtgCAGGTGCTTATCATAGACTGAAAGCATTAGCTGTCCTTTACAATTTCTAGCCAGTCAAAAAAAGTTGGTGTGATTAATGTATGAAttatacttttaaatgtttagCCCCTTTCAAAAATTGTTCTAATATGATCCTCCCTCCATACAGCCCATAGACTTATGAACTGCTGACTCAAACCTACTGTCTAGACTCGTTGCACGAACATTTTCCCGGTGGTTGGATTTTTGACGCCGGTCACTGACGCAAGGTTTTGGGAACTGATCACTGATGTTTGACTTTCCTTCGTGCATGAACAAGTTTGGGCCCGTGACTTGATTGTGTTCCTATTAGATCATCTCACTGAGACACTCATGGGGAGGGAACCATAAAGACAGCTGATAAATGCTGTGAAATTTGCACAATTAATTAGTAAGTCTTTCAGTTTGGAGTTCAGTCACATCTCAGTGAAAGCAGAAAAGTGAGGCTGTATTAATGTTAATCACATGTAACAAGGTATCAAGCTCATAACCTCCCTGTATTAGGGAGACAGATCTGCAATACTTAACTTTTCTACTGTGATTACCTGTGTAAGCTGacaaaattgaaagaaaaaaaaaaataaattttacagcaGCTGGGGTAGGAGACAAGACACGTCTTAGTGTACTAATAGCCCAGTTGGCATGCTTGTCCTCTACAACTAAATCTATAAGTAGCGGGGTTGTCTGGATTCTTTCACAGACCAAATGTTTCTGAATAAGTCAACATCCAAAATCTAGAAGTAAGATAAGTGCTGAAAACCACCTTGtctttgggggggaggggggaaaaaaaaaaaaaaaaaccaagtagtgaattaaaaaactatttattttattcctaACACTTGCAAACTTAGCTATATATTTTTAGAGAAATTAACAGCCTAacagaagaaattttttttttttttttccttttttcaaattaaaaatctgcatAATTTTAAGTGGATAATGGTTTGATTCACCAGAACAACTAGATGGAAACAATtgcttaaatgcattttgtgaaACATTCACATTTGCAAAGGGTCAGGTACAAAACACTAACATTCAGattgtcacattttaaaatcaacaaCTAGAAGAATGCAACAGAGAACAGAAATGTGTTCACGAGTGTCTGACCAAAATGAAAGTAATGCCTGCTGCCAAGTTCCTCCAACTGTCCAAATCTGGTACTGATCTCCTATGAATGGTGTCACTGTCGGCTATTTTGCCATatactgtgcattttttttcctcaggaaTAACATTACCATTCTCAGTTcaacaaaaaaagtacaaagaggagagaaaaaaaaataacaaaaccaaCGAGGGAGGGGGGAATCATCCACATACCATGCTGTCCCTGACAACACAAAAGCATAACTTGCCTTTTCCCCAGCTTCTTTaacttcaacttttttttttgtcattgtttatatgtactgtacttgtgattaacattttacagtaaatttgtgTCAGatgtgtttacattcatttctaTTAGTCTTATTTAAAAGTAAGCTGATTCAGAATTTTGCAAAATACACCACTTTTGAAGGTAGTGCATGGAATATTATAAAGGCAGATAACGTTTCTGGAAATGCATTTAAGCAACTGAACCCAAATTAACACTGATGTTTACTTGTGCCTTTCCTTACCAAAATCAAGGTGTATGAACTGTCAGCACAGCAAGAGGACATGACCTCAGGTTGGTTCATACCACTGTGCAGTCCATTAAAGCCTACAGTGCCCTCTTCTAACACCAGCAGCAGAAATTCTTATGCCATGTCAGTgacaaaatggaaatattcaTACTGAGCAGAACTGCAAAATGTTTAAGGCATAAATTACCTGTGA from Scleropages formosus chromosome 12, fSclFor1.1, whole genome shotgun sequence harbors:
- the LOC108929515 gene encoding semaphorin-4D-like isoform X2, which translates into the protein MPRGAFTLSLMLLLTLGSSDQSPATVPRTSWKRQDVNLYEFSEPGIFNYTTLLLHEQREVLYVGAREAIFELSLRNISVKNHKVVWKVPDVATEVCTSKGKSKETDCLNYIRVLELSDSHLYVCGTHAFQPLCDHLSLADFKLEGRQEDGRGKCSFDPMQSFTAVMVDGDLYSGTAYNFLGSEPIISRNGATQSPLRTEYSTSWLNEPSFVFADVVRENEGGDEDDKIYFFFTEASMEYDFFSKLLIPRVARVCKGDLGGERTLQKKWTSFLKAKLMCSMPETDFVFNVVHDVFILKTTNWRESVIYGIFTSQWDNVRSSAVCVYSMSAVEEVFSRGKYMQKSTVAQSHTKWVRYNGIPPSPRPGACINKDIRQQNITSSLMLPDKTLQFVRDHPLLEDAVRPMDNGPRFIAKDVHYTQIAVERVPALDGQLYDVMFMGTDKGNLHKSVLYQKEVHIIEEVELFPNSESVKTLVMPSHGAQFLYVGSDSRAVQSPTAFCEKYHMCEDCLLARDPYCAWDRGAGACVNILQEDRSRGHLIQNLQGNADECPTGQNQSTKAYQQLWVKPGGAVKLPCQVESNVAQVVWTVNGSVLQERSPPYQRIAEGLLVYGAGPEDQGYYKCWAVEEADHRNFTWLLQSFELALAKDHLYPTTEDPSVFTVVDVGFTARPVPTFEMPEPTRLVLTSSVSRPPGDQESRDKELVPPQYLESDRGMTLLLTFTLLFLLLFLVTVSYNCYMQYLPGPCLRARASLLGAKKPPQSEYRSCEAGLVDNVTDQHQGLPKGPNGVQKVGRDGEGMSGVVQEGSGAPSPGVVCQSPHSEKPFDIDSEGQPIEYADADVEAP
- the LOC108929515 gene encoding semaphorin-4D-like isoform X1, with translation MVDCRLLFGLYCSSFPCEYQLRLKTKELFMRCSAPVIGSMSGEKNLQHTQDTSMPRGAFTLSLMLLLTLGSSDQSPATVPRTSWKRQDVNLYEFSEPGIFNYTTLLLHEQREVLYVGAREAIFELSLRNISVKNHKVVWKVPDVATEVCTSKGKSKETDCLNYIRVLELSDSHLYVCGTHAFQPLCDHLSLADFKLEGRQEDGRGKCSFDPMQSFTAVMVDGDLYSGTAYNFLGSEPIISRNGATQSPLRTEYSTSWLNEPSFVFADVVRENEGGDEDDKIYFFFTEASMEYDFFSKLLIPRVARVCKGDLGGERTLQKKWTSFLKAKLMCSMPETDFVFNVVHDVFILKTTNWRESVIYGIFTSQWDNVRSSAVCVYSMSAVEEVFSRGKYMQKSTVAQSHTKWVRYNGIPPSPRPGACINKDIRQQNITSSLMLPDKTLQFVRDHPLLEDAVRPMDNGPRFIAKDVHYTQIAVERVPALDGQLYDVMFMGTDKGNLHKSVLYQKEVHIIEEVELFPNSESVKTLVMPSHGAQFLYVGSDSRAVQSPTAFCEKYHMCEDCLLARDPYCAWDRGAGACVNILQEDRSRGHLIQNLQGNADECPTGQNQSTKAYQQLWVKPGGAVKLPCQVESNVAQVVWTVNGSVLQERSPPYQRIAEGLLVYGAGPEDQGYYKCWAVEEADHRNFTWLLQSFELALAKDHLYPTTEDPSVFTVVDVGFTARPVPTFEMPEPTRLVLTSSVSRPPGDQESRDKELVPPQYLESDRGMTLLLTFTLLFLLLFLVTVSYNCYMQYLPGPCLRARASLLGAKKPPQSEYRSCEAGLVDNVTDQHQGLPKGPNGVQKVGRDGEGMSGVVQEGSGAPSPGVVCQSPHSEKPFDIDSEGQPIEYADADVEAP